In a single window of the Salmo trutta chromosome 23, fSalTru1.1, whole genome shotgun sequence genome:
- the LOC115159772 gene encoding toll-like receptor 8 — protein sequence MKKHWFPLSPAFQRLLFILVLLCLSLSCSGRTWAQRKLPCDVISLNQSESFDCSDRKLLQVPQDISRNATWLDLSSNQIKKLSGTSFRNLRNLTRLDLSNNFNPQKHPLIIENQTFSMLDQLKELLLDGNGLSAVSSALPSRLRFLSLKFNRIKTIRPNDFMHVRLLETIHLTGNCDYGSVCNGPLVIENRTFSHLTYLASLSLSNNRLIGVPQFLPPSLQQLKLKQNTITHIHQHDLSGLTRLRLLGLSGNCPVCSNTPISCSPCNTSNGALQIHPYAFRKLSKLQELRLSGNSLDHLQSSWFENLTNLRYLYLSFNRLVGEIANGDFLSVLPGVEVMDLSYNHPGQSSYSHNLKLSMNFSNLTSLKTLHLENYVFSTLHKNDLNPLYNLSHLSVLNLGTNFIYQTNLSLFGMFHNLSSVGLSENKFSFLSKREDVLSICGCSCGYELNRDRFGPYVHKDRLYRRHLPNIKPKCIAYGPVLDLSRNNIFHINPDMLQGLDNTACLNLSSNSIGDMFNGSEFVHFPKLKYLDLSQNKIYLRYEHAFSELTELEVLDLSHNNHYFVVAGLNHSLAFMENLGSLKVLNLSWNEISTLTHNNISSSSLQELNFQGNCLDIMWKICQNYELFRALQNLTSLDLSYNKLHRVPPEVYKHFPKTLRRLSLSKNRLKVFGWETLTQLPHLEELDLSKNKLEQVACALTSSIKFLDLSQNRISQLAPGFLGGARSLYVLDLSFNLLELINQTTFETGAENHLQQLSLQGNPLHCTCDLLDFHLWMRRNEVELPLLATEVTCDMPVERRGKSVLSYDIEECVNDENAMAFCIITSFLIILILLVSLTAHLFYWDLSYILDYCGAKMKHRRRLVPTDFIYDAFVMYDTADPLASDWVLNHLRVELEERGEMARPLCLEERDWTLGMPVMDNLSNSVRQSRKTVFVLTDGFLLRGVVKMAALLVQQRLVEEGVDAMVLLLLQPQVLQRSRILHLRRRLCRRSVLEWPADASPAAQRWFWHHLKRTIRKDQTGTHTSLHSTYFTGR from the exons ATGAAGAAACACTG GTTTCCCCTTTCCCCTGCCTTTCAGAGACTGCTGTTCATCCTGGTGTtgctgtgtctctccctctcttgctctggGAGGACCTGGGCTCAGAGGAAACTACCCTGCGATGTCATCTCTCTCAACCAATCAGAGTCCTTTGACTGCTCGGACAGGAAGCTACTCCAGGTACCCCAGGATATCAGCCGGAATGCCACATGGCTCGACCTTTCCTCCAACCAGATCAAGAAACTCTCCGGCACCTCGTTCAGGAACCTCCGAAACCTGACTCGACTAGACCTTAGCAATAACTTCAACCCCCAGAAACATCCTCTGATAATAGAGAACCAAACATTCTCCATGCTGGATCAGCTCAAGGAACTGCTCCTCGATGGTAATGGTCTTTCTGCAGTGTCAAGTGCCCTTCCGTCCAGGCTGCGGTTTCTGAGCCTGAAGTTCAATCGCATCAAAACCATCAGGCCAAACGACTTCATGCATGTCAGACTCTTAGAAACAATCCACTTAACTGGAAATTGCGACTACGGGAGTGTCTGTAATGGACCCCTAGTCATCGAAAACAGAACTTTCTCCCACCTCACCTACCTTGCTAGTTTATCGCTGTCAAACAACAGATTGATAGGTGTCCCCCAgttccttcccccatccctccagcAGCTCAAACTCAAACAGAACACTATCACCCACATTCACCAGCATGACCTTAGTGGTCTCACTAGGCTGAGGCTTCTGGGCCTGTCAGGTAACTGCCCTGTGTGTTCTAACACCCCGATTTCCTGCTCGCCCTGTAATACATCCAATGGGGCATTACAGATCCACCCATATGCCTTCAGGAAGCTATCCAAGCTGCAGGAGCTGAGACTATCCGGAAACTCTCTAGATCACCTACAGTCCTCCTGGTTTGAGAACCTCACCAACTTACGCTACCTGTACCTTTCATTCAACCGTCTAGTTGGTGAGATAGCCAATGGGGACTTCCTCTCTGTGTTACCTGGCGTAGAGGTGATGGACTTGTCTTACAATCACCCTGGACAATCTTCATATTCCCACAACTTGAAGCTCTCTATGAACTTTTCCAACCTGACATCTCTGAAGACATTACACCTAGAAAACTATGTTTTTTCAACTCTTCACAAAAATGACTTGAACCCACTTTACAATTTATCTCACCTGTCTGTGCTCAATTTGGGAACTAACTTTATCTATCAGACAAACCTCTCATTATTTGGTATGTTCCATAACTTGTCCAGTGTTGGCCTCTCTGAGAACAAATTTTCTTTCCTGTCTAAGAGAGAAGATGTTTTGTCAATATGTGGGTGTAGCTGTGGCTATGAGCTGAATAGAGACAGGTTTGGGCCTTACGTACACAAGGATCGACTCTATCGTCGCCATCTGCCTAACATTAAGCCAAAGTGTATTGCGTACGGTCCAGTGCTTGACCTTAGCAGAAACAACATCTTCCACATAAACCCTGATATGCTGCAAGGCCTGGACAACACAGCTTGTCTCAACCTGTCATCTAACTCTATTGGAGACATGTTCAACGGTAGTGAGTTTGTACATTTCCCCAAACTTAAGTACTTGGATCTATCCCAGAATAAGATCTACCTGCGATATGAGCATGCATTCAGTGAGCTAACAGAACTGGAGGTGTTGGACCTGAGTCATAATAATCATTACTTTGTGGTGGCAGGGCTAAACCACAGTTTAGCATTCATGGAAAACCTGGGTTCTCTGAAGGTTTTGAACCTGAGCTGGAACGAGATCAGCACCCTCACTCATAACAACATCTCAAGCAGCTCCCTGCAGGAGTTGAACTTCCAGGGCAACTGCCTAGACATCATGTGGAAAATATGCCAGAACTATGAACTTTTCAGAGCGCTCCAAAACCTGACTTCCCTGGATCTGTCATACAACAAGCTTCACCGTGTACCGCCTGAGGTCTACAAACACTTCCCCAAGACCCTGAGACGCCTGTCTCTGAGTAAAAACCGACTGAAGGTCTTTGGCTGGGAGACGCTCACACAACTACCGCATCTGGAGGAGCTGGACTTGAGTAAGAACAAACTGGAGCAGGTGGCCTGTGCTTTAACCAGTTCAATAAAGTTTCTGGACCTGAGCCAAAACAGGATTTCCCAGCTAGCGCCTGGTTTCCTTGGGGGCGCCAGGAGCCTGTATGTGCTGGACCTCAGCTTCAACCTGTTGGAGCTCATCAACCAGACCACGTTTGAGACTGGAGCAGAGAACCACCTCCAGCAGCTGTCCCTACAGGGCAACCCGCTCCACTGCACCTGTGACCTGTTGGACTTCCATCTGTGGATGAGGCGCAACGAGGTGGAGCTCCCTCTGCTGGCTACTGAGGTGACATGTGACATGCCCGTGGAGAGAAGGGGCAAGTCTGTGTTGAGCTATGACATAGAAGAGTGTGTGAACGATGAAAACGCAATGGCCTTCTGCATCATCACATCATTTCTCATCATTCTCATTCTTTTGGTATCTCTCACAGCACACCTGTTCTACTGGGATCTGTCCTATATTCTGGACTACTGTGGGGCCAAGATGAAGCATCGCCGTCGCTTAGTGCCCACAGACTTTATCTACGATGCCTTTGTCATGTATGACACGGCAGACCCGCTGGCTTCTGATTGGGTATTAAACCATCTAAGGGTGGAGCTAGAGGAGCGTGGAGAGATGGCCCGACCCCTCTGCCTGGAGGAGCGTGATTGGACTCTGGGTATGCCTGTCATGGACAACCTGTCCAATAGCGTGCGGCAGAGCAGGAAGACAGTGTTCGTGCTGACGGACGGCTTCCTGTTGCGTGGTGTAGTCAAAATGGCTGCCCTGCTGGTGCAGCAGCGGctggtggaggagggggtggacGCCATGGTGCTGCTGCTACTGCAGCCCCAAGTCTTGCAACGCTCACGCATCCTCCACCTGCGCAGGCGGCTCTGCAGGCGCAGTGTTCTGGAGTGGCCCGCGGATGCCAGTCCAGCTGCCCAGCGATGGTTCTGGCACCACCTGAAGAGAACCATTCGGAAAGATCAGACAGGCACTCACACATCCCTACACAGCACATACTTCACTGGGCGGTGA